A stretch of DNA from Deltaproteobacteria bacterium:
GTGTGCTGAACAAAGAGGTCGGGCATCAGGAGGGGCTTCATGGGATCATATTCCCGCTTACCCCAGCATTCCTGCAGCTTAATGAAGGTTTCCTGGGCCAGCTTCTTTAACGCTTCCGGGGTTACGGAAGGGTCCTGCTGACCGATAAAGGCCAATAGTTTTCCGGTTTTATCCGCCTTGGGGGCTATCTGGGCGCGGTTATAAACAAAATCGAGGTTTTCGTCCTTCTTTCCCTTAGAAGATTTCGAGGCTATGGCAATGATTACTATCAAGAGGAATACAATAATTAAGATGGTAAAGATAACAGAAAGAACCGTTTCCTCCCAGGTAGCCTTTCCGCTGCTCCTGCCGGAACCGGAATGAGAACCGGAGCTGGATCTCGAGCTCCTGAAACTTCCCCCGCCCCCGCCTTTATTATGCACAACGATGCCCTCGGCGATAAAGGTATGGGGTTCATCGACTTCCAGATTGAAGACCAGATCTTGGCCGGCCTCGGGGGCCACCCCATGAATTTTCCCGCCGATCAAGCGGCCCTTTTTCCAACGGGTGATCGGGTCCCCGGCCTTAAGATCCCCTGCCGGCCTGAACCCTCCTCCCATCAAGCTTACCGGGTGGTCCCTGGTGGCCAGGAGCCATCCGTCATGGGTCTCAAGCTTCAGAATAGGACTTTTATTTATAAAGATGGTTTTTACCAGGGTTGAAACGGTCCGTCCTTCCCGGTCAACGCTCAGAACTTCATCCCCGGCGGCCAACTGTTCAATGGCCTTTCGCCCCTGCGGCGTGGCAATACCGGTTCCGGCCGGAAAGCACCCTCCGCCCTTATTATGGACAGCCAGGCCGTTGGCGAAAAAGGTGTTGGGCTGATCCGTCTGGAGATTAAAAACCCGGACCCGTTTACGAATCCTCTCCATAGAGATGATCCGCTGTTCTGCCAGCCATTTTCCATCGAAGGCCATGACAGCATTGCCAACTTTTAGGGCCTCCACCGTCTTGAATTTTCCCTGGCCCATATAGAAAGGATGGTCCACGGTTACCTGTAAGGCGGCCCGGTCGGTCTGCATCAATACATATTCGTCTACTTCATGTTTGATAATTGACCGGGCCTTGGTGGGAACCAGATGTCCATCGGGCTTAAAAGCCCAAAGCGAGTCACCGGGCTTAACGGCACTGATTTTCGTTTCCGTACCGTCCGCCATCAGGATCGGGCTGTCCGGCAAAAAGCAGCCCTTGTTATGGAGTATGATTTGGCCGGCAATAAAGGTCCCGCCCGGGCTGACCAGGAGGTTGTAAGCCGGTCGCCTGGCCGGCAAGCGCCGAATGGAATGGACCGGAGCGTCCTTGATGTCTCTATTTTGGAACAGGAAAACCCTATCCCCCGGAAGCAGTCGGCCGGTCAGGTGGAACTCTCCCGGGGCCGCCATCACCGGATGTTCGGGAGTAACCCGCAAAAGGGCTCCTCCTGCCGATATCTCCAAATACTCTTCGGGCTGCACCTGCATAACGGCCCGGACCTTGGCTTCCCGGAGTCTACCCCCGGCCACACCCCAGACCAGGTCGCCGACCTTTAGCTTTTCAATGGCCATCGACCCCTTCAAGGTCCGAACCAGCGTGCCTTCTTCCAGGCATCCGCCACCGCCCCGGGCCCAGGAAAAATCCGGACAGATTAAAAGGAAAAGCAACCCTGCCATTCCGACAAGCCGTTTCATAGACACCACCCGAATCTCCAAAACAGGTTTCTTCCGCATCCTGTTAATCGCTCAATCCCTTAATGCAGGGCAGCGATAATCCCGCCCAACACCGCCGCCGCCACCACAATACTCATTCCCAGAATGGCTGAGCCGACCACCCGGCCGTAATATTCCCCTACTGCCGTGTTTCCCCGGGCAATCTCTTTTTGTTCGTCGATGTTCGGGGTCATTCGGTTGATGAGGGACGGCAGGACTAAAGAAGACGAAATCACCAGCGCCATGCCGATCAAGCCGCCGACAATTGAAAAAACCATGGACCAGCCGATGTTATGCAATGTCTCTATCATAAAAACCCCTTTCTTTTGCGAGTTTTCTTTTTAAACCCCTAAAATTTCACCTGTGGGGCTACGCGCTCCGCTGCGGCCTCGACCTGGAAGAAAGGCTCGGCCTGAAATCCGAAACTATTGGCCACCAGGTTGCCCGGGAACATCTCGACCCGATTCTTGTAACGCCTGGCCGCATCGTTGTAAAATTGGCGGGCGAAACCGATCTTGTTCTCCGTGCCGCTCAGCTCTTCCTGCAAGGCCAGGAAGTTCTGATTGGCCTTGAGGTCCGGATAGGCTTCGGCAACGGCCAAGAGGGTCCGCAGGGCGGAAGTCAGGGCGTTTTCGACCTTGGCCCTTTCCTCCAGGCCGCCGGTAAAGTTGACGGCCTGCTGCCGGGCCTGGACCACCGCCTCCAGGGTTTGGCGTTCATGCCCGACATAACCCTTGACCGTTTCCACCAGATTGGGGATCAGGTCATGGCGCCGCTTGAGTTGCACATCGATTGAACTCCAGGCGCTCTTGACCTCGTTCCGTCCCCGAACCAACCCGTTGTACAAACCGATTACCACGAAAGCCAGGACAGCCACCAGAACCAGAATAACTAATAAGGTCATCATGAATCCCCCCCTTTGCTTAATTTTGATCTTCAAAAAATTCTATGGACGACTCAAAAAATCACTCACTCAAGCAACCCCATAAATGTCAGTGGCCGGCCAATGATGCTGCTAATTTTCCTTCAATTCCTGAAAGGTTTTTAAAAAGCGCGTTTCTTCTGAAGAGGCGTCAAAAATTTTAAGCCAGTCATAAATATATTGGTGGTTAATAGAAGGATTTTTGAGGAGGATCGTTCGTACATCCTCGAGATCTCGTGGCCGATTGGCAAAGATTTTATGAATAACTATATCTTCCGGGGAGGCGAAACGGATTTCCTGGTCTTTGATAAAAATGCTTTTGGCCCTTTGAATAGCTTGGCTTTCATAAGGAGTAAAAGAAAAAATAAAGTCCACCCGGATTCCGGTAGTCTCCTCGATGGCGGGGAAGACCATCGTTTTTTTTACAAAATTCTCCAGGTCATCCGGGATAGGTTTTAGGCCCAGTTTCAGGGCTATGGCAAGGAGTTCATCCAGTCTGTCGATATCCACTCCAAGGGTGATATCTATATCTCGGGTGAGACGGGGTTCCCCATAAAGCAATACAGCCTGTCCCCCGATAATCATGTAGGGGAGGCCATGCCTTTGAAGACCAGCCCCTATCCTGGATAAGATTTCTTCAAACATAAATTTAATACCTTGGCGATTTTTATGTCAACTTCGATCCCCTCCAAAGGCTCCTTGGGCGGAAAGACCCCCAGAGCTGCGGCTTCTGTCCACATGGAATCAAAGAGCCTGATGGATTGACTATAGGATAAACCCCCTTTATTTTTCAGGTAATCATCCTCAAATTTTTTAAATATTTCAGGATTCTTTATCATTTTTATATGATATCAGATTTATTATTGAAGTCAATGCATCGGATAAATCAGGACGCAGATTCTCGCCGATACTCGCAGGTTCAAGAAACAAGCTCAAAGCGGAAAGCTCAAAGCGAAAATCTGAAACCTGCATCTTGCAACTTGAAACTTTTTTTCAATTAAATCCTGGCAATCTGCGCTGACCTGCGTCCCAAAAGGAAATTCCTATATTATGCACTTAAATCCCTCATTCTTGAACCGGCCTTCATCCTTCGCCTCCGGGGGCTGAGGGTTTAACCGGACAATGGTTGCTCCCCAGCCGCCGGCCTCTTCACCAGCTAATTGGAATGAAGCTACTTCGGGCCTTCGTGTCAGGATGGCCTGGAGGGTCCGCCGCAGGGTACCGCTGCCTTTGCCGTGGATAATGCGCACCTGAAGGATCCCTTGCCGGCGGCAGGCGGCCAGATATTCAGGAATCAGGTCTTTGACCTCGTTGGGCCGAAAGGTGTGGAGGTCCAGGATGCCGTTAATGGGATAGTCGATGGGATCTGGTTCGTTCATGTTCAATATATAAAAAGGGCTCGAGGATTCCAGGATTCGAGGGTCCAAGGGGTTTCGTTTCAACG
This window harbors:
- a CDS encoding TIM44-like domain-containing protein — translated: MKRLVGMAGLLFLLICPDFSWARGGGGCLEEGTLVRTLKGSMAIEKLKVGDLVWGVAGGRLREAKVRAVMQVQPEEYLEISAGGALLRVTPEHPVMAAPGEFHLTGRLLPGDRVFLFQNRDIKDAPVHSIRRLPARRPAYNLLVSPGGTFIAGQIILHNKGCFLPDSPILMADGTETKISAVKPGDSLWAFKPDGHLVPTKARSIIKHEVDEYVLMQTDRAALQVTVDHPFYMGQGKFKTVEALKVGNAVMAFDGKWLAEQRIISMERIRKRVRVFNLQTDQPNTFFANGLAVHNKGGGCFPAGTGIATPQGRKAIEQLAAGDEVLSVDREGRTVSTLVKTIFINKSPILKLETHDGWLLATRDHPVSLMGGGFRPAGDLKAGDPITRWKKGRLIGGKIHGVAPEAGQDLVFNLEVDEPHTFIAEGIVVHNKGGGGGSFRSSRSSSGSHSGSGRSSGKATWEETVLSVIFTILIIVFLLIVIIAIASKSSKGKKDENLDFVYNRAQIAPKADKTGKLLAFIGQQDPSVTPEALKKLAQETFIKLQECWGKREYDPMKPLLMPDLFVQHTTQLQGLQRNHEINRIDDLMVEQIDLVHVRYTEKVTQREFTALITASARDYYLDDRTGKFLRGDHAPARFQEFWTFQLLNGRWLLREIEQAGESDLLKEENFAEMITEDTLMGIYGEKAAPKGEAGPWLEKEVEQKSNRIDRLLNFLSQTDKLWNRNQMLEQARRVFLDVYLARESGAPGRFPTADLFPNISEDLRTQLGRWKEENLTGEYRNLSIRKAELLLVRNFADNSRDEFMVRISAHAQKIIRKGEKVVSAQEYVTPFEEYWTFGRLDGQWKLKEILPPGRGEKMVTMENVDQDSTPDQLEWYYRQPRAN
- a CDS encoding LemA family protein; translated protein: MMTLLVILVLVAVLAFVVIGLYNGLVRGRNEVKSAWSSIDVQLKRRHDLIPNLVETVKGYVGHERQTLEAVVQARQQAVNFTGGLEERAKVENALTSALRTLLAVAEAYPDLKANQNFLALQEELSGTENKIGFARQFYNDAARRYKNRVEMFPGNLVANSFGFQAEPFFQVEAAAERVAPQVKF
- a CDS encoding nucleotidyltransferase, giving the protein MFEEILSRIGAGLQRHGLPYMIIGGQAVLLYGEPRLTRDIDITLGVDIDRLDELLAIALKLGLKPIPDDLENFVKKTMVFPAIEETTGIRVDFIFSFTPYESQAIQRAKSIFIKDQEIRFASPEDIVIHKIFANRPRDLEDVRTILLKNPSINHQYIYDWLKIFDASSEETRFLKTFQELKEN
- a CDS encoding Smr/MutS family protein, which encodes MNEPDPIDYPINGILDLHTFRPNEVKDLIPEYLAACRRQGILQVRIIHGKGSGTLRRTLQAILTRRPEVASFQLAGEEAGGWGATIVRLNPQPPEAKDEGRFKNEGFKCII